Proteins encoded by one window of Paenibacillus urinalis:
- a CDS encoding calcium-translocating P-type ATPase, SERCA-type, translating into MEHKNWHQMSIEDLGASLDVDPQIGLTEAEAEERQKKSGANELSEGKGISPITLFLNQFKDFMVLVLVGATLVSGLLGEYLDAITIIAIILLNGILGFVQEFRAERSLSALKKLSAPTSKVLRGGKVLQIPAKNLVQGDIIMLESGDRVPADIRFVAASNCDVEESALTGESVPVSKHSRIIQQEEIPLGDQKNIGFMGTMVTRGTAKGIVIRIGMDTEMGKIADLIQNTEAQETPLQRRLEQLGKILIIVALVLTVLVVVAGILHGQPAVGMFLAGVSLAVAAIPEGLPAIVTIALALGVQRMIKRKAIVRKLPSVETLGSASVICSDKTGTLTQNKMTVTDVWQGGRHLKVSGEGYNPSGQITYQDQLVDLKSDQSLRRLFQISALCNNAQIEEVQAEDVRSGKKLLEETEWRLKGDPTEGALVTLASKAGVSPQSLSGLYERVQEFPFDSERKLMSVMMRHQGGRLIFTKGAPDVLIQECTYIMWEGKVVPFTGTLRQRVTAAGERMASSALRVLGMAYRDVKAEEHVDSEHKAESQLIFVGLAGMIDPPRKEVRDAIATCRRAGIKTVMITGDHSMTAEAIAHQLGILPRDGKVLTGQHLAALSDDELDNEVEQTYVYARVSPEHKLRIVKSLQRKGHVVAMTGDGVNDAPAIKAADIGIAMGITGTDVTKEASALILSDDNFSTIVSAIEEGRNIYENIRKFIRYLLASNVGEILTMFFAMMAGLPLPLLPIQILWVNLVTDGLPAMALGVDQPEKDLMEHKPRSAKENIFARRLGWKIISRGVLIGLCTLGAFWLTLQAAPDSEGQLVKAQSVAFATLVMAQLIHVFDCRSSRSIFHRNPLQNKYLVLAVLSSVILMLIVMYTPQLQPIFKTVPLDLREWALVIVAAGIPTFLLGIGSVWGGRRNRRRLTTGGYTPKNTKFSA; encoded by the coding sequence ATGGAGCATAAGAATTGGCATCAGATGAGCATAGAGGATCTTGGGGCCAGCCTGGATGTGGACCCGCAGATAGGTCTGACAGAAGCCGAAGCGGAAGAAAGACAAAAAAAATCAGGAGCTAACGAGCTGTCCGAAGGGAAAGGAATCTCACCGATCACCCTTTTCCTGAATCAATTCAAGGATTTTATGGTGCTTGTCCTGGTTGGGGCCACACTAGTATCCGGGCTGCTGGGCGAATATCTGGATGCGATCACCATTATCGCGATTATTCTGCTGAATGGAATCCTTGGGTTTGTACAGGAGTTTCGTGCCGAACGATCGCTCAGCGCGCTGAAGAAATTGTCTGCTCCGACTTCTAAGGTGCTGCGGGGCGGCAAGGTGCTGCAAATACCGGCCAAAAATTTGGTTCAGGGAGATATTATCATGCTGGAGAGCGGAGATCGCGTTCCGGCCGATATTCGGTTTGTTGCAGCCAGCAACTGTGATGTTGAAGAATCTGCGCTCACGGGAGAATCTGTGCCGGTTAGTAAGCACAGCAGAATCATTCAGCAAGAGGAAATTCCACTCGGTGATCAGAAGAATATCGGGTTCATGGGCACGATGGTGACCAGAGGAACAGCGAAGGGGATCGTAATTCGCATCGGCATGGATACCGAGATGGGTAAAATTGCTGATCTAATTCAGAATACCGAAGCGCAGGAGACACCTTTGCAGCGCAGACTTGAACAGCTAGGGAAAATATTAATTATTGTTGCTCTAGTGTTAACCGTTCTAGTTGTTGTGGCAGGTATTCTGCATGGTCAACCGGCAGTAGGGATGTTCCTGGCAGGGGTGAGTCTTGCCGTAGCGGCAATTCCTGAAGGACTGCCTGCGATTGTAACGATCGCCCTTGCGCTTGGTGTACAGCGGATGATTAAACGGAAGGCCATTGTCCGGAAGCTTCCTTCAGTCGAAACACTTGGCTCGGCTTCGGTTATTTGCTCGGATAAGACGGGAACGCTGACGCAGAACAAAATGACGGTAACAGATGTCTGGCAGGGCGGACGTCATCTGAAGGTGTCCGGGGAAGGCTACAATCCTTCCGGACAAATTACGTATCAAGACCAGCTTGTGGACCTGAAGAGCGATCAATCTCTTCGCAGACTGTTCCAGATCAGTGCACTCTGCAACAATGCGCAGATCGAAGAGGTTCAGGCGGAAGATGTGCGAAGCGGCAAGAAGCTGCTGGAGGAGACGGAGTGGAGACTGAAGGGGGACCCGACAGAAGGCGCACTGGTTACGCTTGCCTCCAAAGCCGGAGTATCACCGCAAAGCCTGTCTGGCTTATATGAGCGTGTGCAGGAGTTTCCATTCGACTCGGAACGGAAGCTGATGTCAGTGATGATGAGGCATCAAGGCGGAAGGCTGATCTTTACTAAAGGTGCGCCGGACGTATTAATCCAAGAATGTACCTACATCATGTGGGAAGGCAAGGTAGTGCCGTTCACCGGAACGCTGAGACAGAGGGTTACAGCAGCGGGAGAGAGAATGGCGAGCTCGGCTTTGAGGGTGCTGGGCATGGCCTATCGTGACGTGAAGGCGGAAGAACATGTAGATAGTGAGCATAAGGCGGAAAGCCAGCTGATCTTTGTTGGTCTAGCCGGGATGATTGATCCTCCACGCAAGGAGGTCCGCGATGCGATTGCAACCTGCAGAAGAGCCGGAATCAAGACAGTCATGATTACAGGTGACCATTCCATGACAGCAGAGGCGATTGCGCATCAGCTTGGCATATTGCCACGGGATGGCAAGGTACTAACAGGTCAGCATCTTGCTGCACTAAGTGATGATGAACTGGACAATGAAGTCGAGCAGACTTATGTTTATGCAAGAGTATCTCCGGAGCATAAGCTGAGGATCGTAAAATCACTTCAGCGCAAAGGCCACGTGGTTGCTATGACAGGAGATGGTGTTAATGACGCGCCTGCGATCAAAGCCGCAGATATCGGGATTGCGATGGGGATCACAGGTACGGATGTAACCAAGGAAGCCTCTGCTCTCATACTAAGTGATGACAATTTCTCTACCATTGTTTCGGCTATTGAGGAAGGGCGAAATATATATGAGAACATAAGAAAGTTTATTCGTTATTTGCTGGCTTCCAATGTCGGAGAGATATTAACGATGTTCTTCGCCATGATGGCAGGTCTACCACTGCCACTGTTGCCGATTCAGATTCTATGGGTCAATCTTGTGACCGACGGGCTGCCAGCGATGGCATTAGGAGTCGACCAGCCGGAGAAAGATCTAATGGAGCATAAACCGCGTTCTGCGAAAGAAAACATTTTTGCAAGAAGACTGGGCTGGAAGATTATTAGCCGTGGTGTGCTGATCGGATTATGTACGCTGGGGGCATTCTGGTTAACGTTACAGGCCGCACCCGATAGTGAAGGGCAGCTTGTTAAAGCCCAGTCCGTAGCTTTTGCAACCCTTGTCATGGCGCAGCTCATCCATGTATTTGACTGCCGAAGCTCAAGATCTATATTCCATCGCAATCCGCTGCAGAATAAATATTTGGTTCTTGCGGTTCTGTCATCTGTCATTCTGATGCTTATCGTAATGTACACGCCTCAACTGCAGCCGATCTTCAAAACTGTACCGCTTGATCTAAGAGAGTGGGCGCTTGTTATCGTTGCTGCCGGAATTCCTACATTCCTTCTTGGAATCGGCAGTGTATGGGGAGGACGCCGTAACCGTAGGAGATTGACAACCGGAGGCTACACACCAAAAAATACAAAGTTTTCAGCATAA